The Winogradskyella schleiferi genome has a window encoding:
- a CDS encoding efflux RND transporter periplasmic adaptor subunit, whose product MNKKIYTIVAFSLALLFTSCGGEDKNAVEDNSPAITVKTSQVETNTNSPFLAVSGKIQAVNSADLSTRMMGYVNKVHVNVGDKVRKGQLLVSINNADLQAKRAQVNAGINEATAAFNNAQKDYNRFKNLFAENSASQKEMDDMTANFEMAKARLESANQMKNEINAQFTYSNITAPFSGTITSKNVEAGNMANPGEPLISMETPENFEVMAMVPESEISEIERGSTVDVLVKSINQTLKGKVAEVSTSAKNTGGQYLVKIDLDKTEANILSGMFTTVQFPVERKAKSEMVLIPSEAIVTNGQLSGVYTVSQSNTALLRWLRLGRTFGDQVEVLSGLNTDEAYIVSAEGKLYNGAKISVQ is encoded by the coding sequence ATGAATAAAAAAATATATACCATAGTAGCATTTTCTTTAGCCTTGTTATTTACGAGTTGCGGAGGCGAAGACAAAAACGCCGTTGAAGATAATTCACCAGCAATTACAGTAAAAACGAGTCAGGTGGAAACCAATACTAACAGTCCGTTTTTGGCTGTAAGCGGAAAAATTCAGGCTGTGAATAGTGCGGATTTAAGTACGAGAATGATGGGTTATGTTAATAAAGTGCATGTTAATGTTGGAGACAAAGTACGTAAAGGTCAATTATTGGTTTCTATTAATAATGCTGATTTACAAGCCAAACGCGCACAAGTAAATGCAGGAATTAATGAAGCAACAGCTGCTTTTAACAATGCACAAAAAGATTATAATCGTTTCAAAAATTTATTTGCTGAGAATAGTGCCTCTCAAAAAGAAATGGATGATATGACGGCTAATTTTGAAATGGCAAAAGCACGATTGGAATCGGCAAATCAAATGAAAAACGAAATTAACGCACAATTCACTTATAGTAATATTACGGCACCATTTAGCGGAACCATTACAAGTAAAAATGTAGAGGCGGGAAATATGGCAAATCCAGGAGAGCCATTAATTAGTATGGAGACACCAGAAAATTTTGAAGTGATGGCAATGGTACCTGAATCTGAAATTTCTGAAATTGAAAGAGGTTCTACGGTTGATGTTTTAGTAAAATCTATTAATCAAACTTTAAAAGGAAAAGTAGCTGAAGTAAGTACATCTGCAAAAAATACAGGTGGACAATATTTAGTAAAAATCGATTTAGACAAAACAGAGGCTAACATCTTATCAGGAATGTTTACAACAGTTCAATTTCCTGTGGAAAGAAAAGCAAAATCGGAAATGGTTTTAATTCCAAGTGAAGCGATTGTTACCAACGGTCAATTATCTGGAGTTTATACGGTAAGTCAGAGTAACACAGCTTTATTGCGTTGGTTACGTTTAGGTAGAACGTTTGGCGACCAAGTAGAAGTTTTATCTGGTTTAAATACAGATGAAGCTTATATCGTTTCTGCTGAAGGAAAACTTT
- a CDS encoding metal-dependent hydrolase produces MDSLTQIVLGAAVGEAVLGKKVGNKAILYGAIAGTIPDLDVFASHFTDTVSALAIHRGFTHSIVFSVLFAPIFGWLVSRYETYKDFKGWSWLFFWAFLTHPILDAHTTWGTQLFWPLDLRLAFKTIFVVDPLYTLPFLVCLILTLFQKRSSKKRRFYNNLGLTVSTLYLGLTFILKNVASSQFEDALLNQNIAYNELDTRPSPLNTILWNANVETKSAYLLGTYSFFDSKEISFERYPKNHELLGSLIENENVKRMIKISEGWFTITKTDDKLYYNDLRFGLLNLEPNSQDFVFKYEIEVDDSGHVIFTEQEKNQRDGKKLISSLWKRLKGN; encoded by the coding sequence ATGGATTCACTCACACAAATCGTTTTAGGCGCAGCCGTTGGCGAAGCAGTTTTAGGCAAAAAAGTTGGTAACAAAGCCATTTTATATGGTGCTATTGCTGGTACCATTCCAGATTTGGATGTCTTTGCATCTCATTTTACAGACACCGTTTCGGCTTTGGCGATTCATCGTGGCTTTACGCATTCCATTGTATTTTCTGTACTCTTCGCTCCTATCTTTGGGTGGCTCGTTTCACGCTACGAAACCTATAAGGATTTTAAAGGTTGGTCTTGGCTATTTTTCTGGGCTTTTTTAACACATCCCATTTTAGATGCACACACCACTTGGGGAACACAACTATTTTGGCCTTTGGATTTAAGACTGGCATTTAAAACTATTTTCGTTGTTGACCCCTTATACACATTACCTTTTTTAGTGTGCCTGATTTTGACACTATTTCAAAAACGATCTTCGAAAAAAAGACGATTTTATAATAATTTAGGTCTAACAGTAAGTACTCTATATTTAGGACTGACTTTTATTTTGAAAAACGTTGCTTCATCTCAATTTGAAGACGCATTACTAAATCAAAATATAGCATACAACGAATTGGACACCAGACCTTCGCCGCTTAACACTATTTTATGGAATGCAAATGTGGAAACTAAAAGCGCCTATTTATTAGGCACTTATTCATTTTTTGATAGTAAAGAAATTAGCTTTGAGAGGTATCCTAAAAATCATGAGTTACTGGGAAGTCTCATTGAAAATGAGAACGTAAAACGTATGATTAAAATTTCAGAAGGTTGGTTTACCATAACCAAAACAGACGATAAATTGTACTATAACGATTTACGTTTTGGATTATTGAATTTAGAACCCAATTCCCAAGACTTTGTATTTAAATATGAAATTGAAGTTGATGACTCTGGCCATGTCATATTTACCGAACAAGAAAAAAACCAGCGCGACGGTAAAAAACTGATATCGAGTCTATGGAAACGCCTAAAGGGAAACTGA
- a CDS encoding phospholipase A yields MKQIFDTQRLIKGFGFIIIFFICLNCNSQAYSKQELNDSIAKLPYFSIHKDNYFITGVPTNKTINRSTSDAKYQISFKQILTRSKLPWDTYLFLTYTQKSFWNIYKESFPFSDINFNPSIAVGKAFYDKDKKLKGIGTLSFEHESNGRDSIASRSWNRISLEYATKVANNTIGRFKVWVPLTYKEGNPDLLEYVGLGQINLSHIIKKDKLFFDLRFRKGLNLDPKGSVRTRVYFNPFGNNISNQYLMLEWFVGQAEGLLNYQQSQSMIRIGYVIRTNEFKWLRGK; encoded by the coding sequence ATGAAACAAATTTTTGATACTCAGCGCCTCATTAAAGGGTTTGGCTTTATAATTATCTTTTTTATATGCCTAAACTGTAATTCCCAAGCTTATTCCAAACAAGAATTAAATGATTCTATAGCTAAGCTACCTTATTTTTCAATTCATAAGGACAATTATTTTATTACAGGAGTTCCGACCAATAAAACCATCAATAGAAGCACGTCAGATGCTAAATATCAAATCAGTTTTAAGCAAATATTGACCCGAAGTAAATTGCCTTGGGATACCTATTTGTTTTTAACCTATACTCAAAAATCGTTCTGGAATATCTACAAAGAATCCTTTCCGTTTAGTGATATAAATTTTAATCCTTCTATTGCTGTAGGAAAAGCTTTTTATGATAAAGACAAGAAGTTAAAAGGTATTGGAACGTTATCTTTTGAACACGAATCCAACGGAAGGGATAGTATTGCTTCCAGAAGCTGGAATAGAATAAGCCTGGAATATGCAACAAAAGTCGCTAATAACACGATCGGTAGATTTAAGGTATGGGTACCTTTAACATACAAAGAAGGCAATCCGGATTTACTGGAATATGTAGGTTTAGGACAGATTAACCTGTCTCATATCATAAAAAAAGACAAACTGTTTTTTGATTTACGCTTTAGAAAAGGCTTAAACTTAGACCCAAAAGGCTCTGTTCGCACGCGTGTTTATTTCAATCCATTTGGCAATAATATTTCCAACCAATACCTCATGCTAGAATGGTTTGTAGGCCAGGCTGAAGGCTTATTGAATTATCAACAATCCCAAAGCATGATACGGATTGGCTATGTCATAAGAACGAATGAATTTAAATGGTTAAGAGGCAAGTAG
- a CDS encoding TolC family protein: MKKHIYITLGFLAFVFVVKAQELVPISKIEVQTKVTEKNTSLKISEEEFNQARADYRQTNAVFLPNITASHTAIATTNPLMAFGSKLNQEILTQNDFNPALLNDPSQIENYATKFEIQQPLLNFDGMYQRKAAKSKMEAMSLKTERTQDYLAFEVDKAYMQLQLAYKAVDVLETALEAANANKRLADNSFKQGYLQRADVLNVEVRVTEVQNQLQTAKSNVQNASNYLSFLMNDEKYVIYTPTDELTVSTFEMEDKTISENRSDIKAMELASNAYKAMNKADKMTFLPRLNAFGSYELYDDQIFQADANGYLFGAQLSWDIFQGSKRFGKAQKSKAEYEQSKLEYKQYVSQSNLELNKAKRAFIDAENKLKLNSLALEQSEESLRIRTNRFKEGLEKTSDLLIAETQYAQKQLEYYQTIFEYNYAQAYLQFLTKE, from the coding sequence ATGAAAAAGCATATTTATATAACATTAGGATTTTTGGCTTTTGTATTTGTTGTGAAAGCACAAGAACTTGTTCCAATATCTAAAATAGAAGTACAAACTAAGGTTACTGAGAAAAATACAAGCCTTAAAATTTCAGAAGAAGAATTCAATCAAGCCAGAGCAGATTACAGGCAAACCAATGCGGTATTCCTGCCAAACATCACAGCAAGTCATACTGCTATAGCAACTACAAATCCATTGATGGCGTTTGGGTCTAAATTGAACCAGGAGATTTTAACGCAAAATGATTTCAATCCTGCATTATTAAACGATCCTTCGCAGATTGAAAATTACGCAACAAAGTTTGAAATTCAACAACCATTACTCAATTTTGATGGCATGTACCAACGTAAGGCTGCCAAATCTAAAATGGAAGCCATGTCTTTAAAGACCGAACGCACTCAAGATTATTTAGCGTTTGAAGTTGACAAAGCCTATATGCAATTACAATTGGCGTATAAAGCTGTTGATGTTTTAGAAACAGCATTAGAAGCAGCCAATGCCAATAAAAGATTAGCAGATAATAGTTTCAAACAAGGGTATTTGCAACGTGCCGACGTGTTGAATGTTGAAGTGCGCGTTACTGAAGTTCAAAATCAATTACAAACCGCAAAAAGTAATGTGCAAAATGCCTCTAATTATCTATCATTTTTAATGAATGATGAAAAGTACGTGATCTACACACCAACAGATGAATTAACGGTTTCAACTTTTGAAATGGAAGACAAAACAATTTCAGAAAACCGATCAGATATTAAAGCGATGGAATTAGCATCCAATGCCTATAAAGCCATGAATAAAGCTGATAAAATGACATTCTTACCTCGATTGAACGCTTTCGGTAGTTATGAGTTGTATGATGATCAAATTTTTCAAGCTGATGCCAATGGGTATTTATTTGGCGCACAATTAAGTTGGGATATTTTTCAAGGCTCTAAACGTTTTGGAAAAGCGCAAAAAAGTAAAGCTGAATATGAACAATCGAAATTAGAATACAAACAATACGTTTCGCAAAGCAATTTAGAATTAAACAAAGCAAAACGTGCTTTTATTGATGCTGAAAACAAACTAAAGTTAAATTCATTAGCCTTAGAACAATCTGAAGAATCACTAAGAATAAGAACGAATAGATTTAAGGAAGGATTGGAAAAAACATCCGATTTGTTAATTGCTGAAACGCAATACGCACAAAAGCAATTAGAATATTACCAAACCATTTTTGAATACAATTACGCACAAGCATATTTACAGTTTTTAACAAAAGAATAA
- a CDS encoding DUF2202 domain-containing protein yields the protein MKKPVVFRVIPILILVFSVVIFSSCSDDNDDFNVDPTNQTLLEDDKAALLFMLEEEKLARDTYTYLNDLWSINQFANIKNSEQAHMNLVENLLIQNNIEYAIQPIGEFENQNLQNLYDQFEIDGAFSVASALEIGATIEDLDIKDLQEYLDASENEDLIAVFENLQCGSRNHLRSFINGIENSGNTYAPQFLSQEEFDLIITGDQEQCN from the coding sequence ATGAAAAAGCCAGTAGTGTTCCGCGTCATACCTATATTAATTTTAGTCTTTTCAGTCGTCATTTTTTCCTCTTGCAGCGATGATAATGACGATTTTAATGTTGACCCAACAAACCAAACTCTATTAGAAGATGATAAAGCTGCTTTGTTATTTATGCTCGAAGAAGAAAAATTAGCCAGAGATACTTATACCTATTTAAATGATTTATGGTCTATAAATCAGTTTGCCAATATTAAAAACAGTGAGCAAGCACATATGAATTTAGTCGAAAATTTATTGATTCAGAACAATATCGAATATGCCATACAGCCCATTGGCGAATTTGAAAACCAAAACCTTCAAAATCTATATGATCAATTTGAAATCGATGGCGCTTTTAGTGTGGCTAGTGCTTTGGAAATAGGAGCAACAATAGAAGATTTAGATATCAAAGATTTACAAGAATATTTAGATGCTAGTGAAAATGAGGATTTAATTGCTGTATTTGAAAACCTACAGTGTGGTTCTAGAAATCATTTACGAAGCTTTATTAATGGCATTGAAAATAGTGGCAACACTTATGCACCTCAGTTTCTTTCTCAAGAAGAATTCGATTTAATTATTACCGGTGATCAAGAACAATGTAATTAA
- a CDS encoding DUF4405 domain-containing protein yields MKKSVKAKRKSFWNFILNATMTLFMSAIVGIGFLMKYTLLSGQDRKEVYGKNVELYFLGLDRHQWGTVHLVLSFILVGLLVLHILLHWKVVVAVYQKIIKVKLTKRIIAVGFAILCALLILIPLFLKPEIRIANHKNERQVTLVTNITSTFN; encoded by the coding sequence ATGAAAAAGTCTGTCAAAGCAAAACGGAAATCCTTCTGGAATTTTATACTAAATGCAACCATGACATTATTTATGTCTGCAATTGTTGGTATTGGTTTTCTAATGAAGTATACACTTTTATCCGGTCAGGATCGAAAGGAAGTTTATGGAAAAAACGTAGAACTTTATTTTTTAGGATTAGATAGACATCAATGGGGAACGGTTCATCTTGTATTGAGTTTTATTTTGGTTGGTTTATTGGTATTACATATTCTTTTGCACTGGAAAGTCGTTGTCGCCGTTTATCAAAAAATTATAAAAGTGAAATTGACTAAAAGAATTATAGCAGTTGGTTTTGCAATCCTATGTGCTTTATTAATTCTCATTCCATTATTTCTAAAACCTGAAATTAGAATAGCTAATCATAAAAACGAACGCCAAGTAACATTGGTTACAAACATCACTTCAACTTTCAACTAA
- a CDS encoding c-type heme family protein, translating to MKKGIGLLVLVMILMSCNSGKKNNDAYSSVDKSSKASNHPGKKLMETNCYICHSPTATEDIRIGPPMIAIKKHYKNDNTTKEEFIASMQAWIKNPNEEDARMFGAVKRFGVMPKQAFPEETIAQISEYMYDFEIEQPEWFEAHFNKERGNGQGMGNGKEKGKGNRMGNGKRMQNQQAQTNLQDLPYGERGLKYALTTKAVLGKNLMETIQKKGTLEALAFCNERAYPLTDSMAVVHNATIKRVSDKPRNPNNKANTEELEYIKTFKKVVANSEEATPIVKETDDNVRVYYPITTNTMCLQCHGKPNETLENSTLAKIRSLYPMDKAIGYDVNEVRGIWSITFDK from the coding sequence ATGAAAAAAGGTATAGGATTGCTCGTTTTAGTGATGATTTTAATGAGTTGTAATTCCGGCAAAAAAAACAATGATGCTTATAGTTCTGTAGATAAATCTTCTAAAGCATCTAACCATCCAGGAAAAAAGTTAATGGAAACCAATTGTTACATCTGTCATAGTCCAACGGCTACTGAGGATATTAGAATTGGTCCTCCTATGATTGCTATTAAAAAGCATTATAAAAATGATAATACTACAAAAGAAGAATTTATAGCATCTATGCAAGCATGGATTAAAAACCCAAATGAAGAAGACGCGAGAATGTTTGGAGCTGTAAAACGATTTGGAGTGATGCCGAAACAAGCCTTTCCTGAGGAAACCATTGCCCAAATTTCTGAGTATATGTACGATTTCGAAATTGAACAACCTGAATGGTTTGAAGCACATTTTAATAAAGAGAGAGGTAATGGTCAAGGTATGGGAAATGGGAAAGAAAAGGGAAAAGGAAATAGAATGGGTAATGGAAAAAGAATGCAAAACCAGCAAGCCCAAACTAATTTGCAGGATTTACCATATGGAGAACGTGGTCTAAAGTATGCACTAACGACAAAAGCTGTTTTAGGCAAAAACTTAATGGAAACGATTCAAAAGAAAGGAACTTTAGAAGCCTTGGCATTTTGTAATGAGCGTGCTTATCCTTTAACCGATAGTATGGCTGTTGTGCATAATGCTACTATCAAACGTGTATCGGATAAGCCGAGAAACCCGAATAATAAAGCAAATACAGAAGAATTAGAGTATATAAAAACCTTTAAAAAAGTGGTGGCAAATAGTGAAGAAGCAACTCCGATCGTAAAAGAAACGGATGATAACGTAAGGGTATATTACCCGATTACGACGAATACCATGTGTCTTCAATGCCACGGAAAACCAAATGAAACTTTGGAAAATTCTACATTAGCAAAAATAAGGAGTTTATATCCTATGGATAAAGCCATTGGCTATGATGTTAATGAAGTAAGAGGTATTTGGAGTATCACTTTCGATAAATAA
- the trxA gene encoding thioredoxin, producing the protein MSKFSELINQDEPVLVDFFADWCGPCKMLAPILKQVKDSLGERVSIIKIDVDKNQALASKYQVRGVPTMLLFKNGKQVWRQSGVLQKEELINIINNA; encoded by the coding sequence ATGAGTAAATTTTCAGAATTAATAAACCAAGATGAACCCGTTTTAGTGGATTTTTTTGCAGACTGGTGTGGGCCGTGCAAAATGTTAGCTCCAATTTTAAAACAAGTGAAGGATAGTTTGGGTGAACGTGTGTCTATTATAAAAATAGATGTGGATAAAAATCAAGCATTAGCGTCAAAATATCAAGTAAGAGGAGTACCAACCATGTTGTTGTTTAAAAATGGCAAACAAGTATGGAGGCAGTCTGGCGTTCTTCAAAAAGAAGAGCTTATAAATATTATAAACAATGCTTAA